From Micromonospora rhizosphaerae, the proteins below share one genomic window:
- a CDS encoding MoaD/ThiS family protein, producing MVTVLLPGPLPGEAGGASRLTVTATGTLRTVLDELAGSWPRLARRIRDERGDLRRYVNVYVDGEDCRHVGGLDTPVGYGAEVQVLPSVAGG from the coding sequence GTGGTCACCGTGCTGCTGCCCGGCCCGTTGCCCGGCGAGGCGGGCGGCGCGAGCCGGCTGACCGTCACGGCCACGGGCACGCTTCGGACCGTCCTCGACGAGCTGGCCGGGTCCTGGCCGCGGCTGGCCCGCCGGATCCGGGACGAGCGGGGCGACCTGCGCCGCTACGTCAACGTCTACGTCGACGGCGAGGACTGCCGGCACGTCGGCGGGCTGGACACCCCGGTCGGCTACGGCGCCGAGGTGCAGGTGCTCCCCTCGGTGGCCGGCGGCTGA
- a CDS encoding MmcQ/YjbR family DNA-binding protein, with protein MDRAELTAYCLAKPGAWLDQPWEGDVVVKVGSRIFAFLGAENGDQRVGVKCGPTREVADEWLHRYPDDARPSPYIGRSGWNTLRAGGAIPDDELLEAVDASYDAVVAKLPKRERPTA; from the coding sequence ATGGATCGGGCCGAGCTGACCGCGTACTGCCTGGCGAAGCCGGGTGCCTGGCTGGACCAGCCGTGGGAGGGCGACGTGGTGGTCAAGGTGGGCAGCCGCATCTTCGCCTTCCTCGGGGCGGAGAACGGCGACCAGCGGGTCGGGGTGAAGTGTGGCCCGACCCGGGAGGTGGCCGACGAGTGGCTGCACCGGTATCCGGACGACGCCCGCCCTTCCCCCTACATCGGACGCTCGGGGTGGAACACCCTGCGGGCCGGCGGCGCGATCCCCGACGACGAACTGCTGGAGGCCGTCGACGCGTCGTACGACGCGGTGGTGGCGAAGCTGCCGAAGCGGGAGCGGCCGACGGCCTGA
- a CDS encoding universal stress protein has translation MPPGRTLGRRLLGSVGHAVLHHAPGPVAVVRRGSDRASPPGAAMSAAPPAGAASSLALSGSAAPGPRGTAHRRRCSRHGVRANEQRWRRTHRQ, from the coding sequence CTGCCGCCGGGTCGCACTCTCGGTCGGCGGCTGCTCGGCTCGGTCGGCCACGCCGTGCTGCACCACGCCCCCGGCCCGGTGGCCGTCGTCCGGCGGGGCAGCGACCGCGCCTCACCGCCCGGCGCCGCCATGTCGGCCGCTCCCCCGGCCGGCGCAGCGAGCTCTCTGGCATTGTCCGGATCGGCTGCTCCAGGCCCCCGCGGAACGGCTCACCGGCGGAGGTGTTCGCGCCACGGTGTCCGGGCAAATGAACAGCGGTGGCGGCGGACGCATCGACAATGA
- a CDS encoding FMN reductase: MTRRTLAVVSAGLSQPSSTRLLADQLAAATRDELVRRGADVEIRTVELREYAHDVVNHLLTGFPSPALREALDTVAGADGLIAVTPIFNASYNGLFKSFFDVVDKGALVDRPVLIGATGGTARHSLALEHAVRPMFVHLRAPVVPTAVFAAPEDWSGEAADGALRARIRRAGAELAEQVDRRPAGTGVADPFALTTSFEDLLAGRDPA; the protein is encoded by the coding sequence ATGACCCGGCGCACCCTCGCGGTGGTCTCGGCGGGCCTCAGCCAGCCCTCCTCGACCCGGCTGCTCGCCGATCAGCTCGCCGCGGCCACCCGCGACGAGCTGGTCCGGCGCGGCGCCGACGTGGAGATCCGCACGGTGGAGCTGCGCGAGTACGCCCACGACGTGGTGAACCACCTGCTCACCGGCTTTCCCTCGCCGGCACTGCGGGAGGCGCTGGACACGGTGGCCGGCGCGGACGGGCTCATCGCCGTCACGCCGATCTTCAACGCCTCCTACAACGGGCTGTTCAAGTCGTTCTTCGACGTGGTGGACAAGGGTGCCCTGGTCGATCGCCCGGTGCTGATCGGCGCGACCGGCGGCACCGCCCGGCACTCGCTCGCCCTGGAGCACGCGGTCCGGCCGATGTTCGTTCACCTGCGCGCGCCGGTCGTGCCGACGGCGGTCTTCGCCGCACCCGAGGACTGGTCCGGCGAGGCTGCCGACGGCGCGCTGCGCGCCCGGATCCGGCGGGCCGGCGCCGAACTCGCCGAGCAGGTCGACCGCCGCCCGGCGGGCACGGGCGTGGCCGACCCGTTCGCCCTCACCACCAGCTTCGAGGACCTGCTCGCCGGTCGCGACCCCGCCTGA
- a CDS encoding DNA-3-methyladenine glycosylase — protein sequence MTGVDLAGLADLLAGPVVPAARGLLGCRLSANGITVRITEVEAYAGTAGDPASHAHRGRTPRNSVMFGPAGHAYVYFTYGMHWCMNVVTGPDGEASAVLLRAGGVVDGLDAARARRPAVRRDVDLARGPARLCAALGIDRSVYGLDLLGEGPVRLGPAVAPVPEAMIEAGPRVGVTGAHDVPWRFWIAGDPTVSAYRRHVPRSRR from the coding sequence ATGACCGGCGTCGACCTGGCCGGCCTGGCCGACCTGCTCGCCGGCCCGGTGGTGCCAGCCGCGCGTGGGCTGCTCGGCTGCCGGCTCTCCGCCAACGGGATCACCGTCCGGATCACCGAGGTCGAGGCGTACGCCGGCACCGCCGGCGATCCGGCGTCGCACGCCCACCGGGGCCGCACCCCGCGCAACTCGGTGATGTTCGGCCCGGCCGGCCACGCCTACGTCTACTTCACCTACGGCATGCACTGGTGCATGAACGTGGTCACCGGCCCGGACGGCGAGGCCTCGGCGGTGCTGCTCCGGGCCGGCGGGGTGGTCGACGGCCTCGACGCCGCCCGGGCCCGCCGCCCCGCCGTACGCCGGGACGTGGACCTGGCCCGCGGACCTGCCCGGCTCTGCGCGGCGCTCGGCATCGATCGCTCGGTCTACGGCCTCGACCTGCTCGGCGAGGGGCCGGTGCGGCTGGGCCCGGCCGTCGCGCCGGTGCCGGAGGCGATGATCGAGGCCGGCCCCCGGGTCGGGGTTACGGGCGCGCACGACGTGCCGTGGCGGTTCTGGATCGCCGGCGACCCGACGGTGAGCGCCTACCGGCGGCACGTGCCCCGCTCCCGCCGCTGA
- a CDS encoding DNA-binding protein encodes MEHMVTLDNDPFTAPDAAQARAHRNYAALVRIAERHAGTDARRWRYAHPDIPDAYEAATLVMALAGGAELEPGEEPVDQSDLMAALTLIPHVRAEVDTLEAGLLQVARGRGLTWQAIAFGLGLGSAQAARQRYERLAVRTGTAD; translated from the coding sequence ATGGAGCACATGGTCACGCTGGACAACGATCCGTTCACCGCTCCGGATGCTGCCCAGGCCCGGGCGCACCGCAACTACGCGGCTCTGGTGCGGATCGCCGAGCGGCATGCGGGCACCGACGCCCGCCGCTGGCGGTACGCACACCCGGACATCCCGGACGCGTACGAGGCGGCGACGCTGGTGATGGCCCTGGCCGGCGGCGCCGAGTTGGAGCCCGGCGAGGAGCCGGTCGATCAGTCGGACCTGATGGCCGCACTCACCCTGATCCCGCACGTCCGCGCCGAGGTGGACACGCTGGAGGCGGGGCTGTTGCAGGTGGCCCGCGGCCGCGGACTGACCTGGCAGGCGATCGCGTTCGGGCTCGGGCTGGGCAGCGCGCAGGCGGCCCGCCAGCGCTACGAGCGGCTCGCCGTGCGGACCGGCACCGCCGACTGA
- a CDS encoding GNAT family N-acetyltransferase, with product MTSDVRIRPVRDEDLPAFFAYEQDPQANWMAAFGPADPADRAAFDAHWRRVRADPRIVPRTVTVDGEVVGHVNAFPVGDRTEVSYWIDPRRWGRGHATAALAALLRELPQRPVHARAAKDNVASLAVLRKCGFVLIGEDKGYANGRGTEVEEYVLELPATPPPVAGPEPGDD from the coding sequence GTGACCAGTGATGTACGGATCCGCCCGGTGCGGGACGAGGACCTGCCCGCCTTCTTCGCTTACGAGCAGGACCCGCAGGCCAACTGGATGGCCGCCTTCGGCCCCGCCGACCCCGCCGACCGGGCCGCGTTCGACGCGCACTGGCGCCGGGTCCGCGCCGACCCGCGGATCGTCCCGCGCACCGTCACGGTCGACGGCGAGGTGGTCGGTCACGTGAACGCCTTCCCGGTCGGCGACCGGACCGAGGTCAGCTACTGGATCGACCCGCGCCGCTGGGGCCGTGGCCATGCCACGGCCGCGCTGGCCGCGCTCCTGCGGGAGCTGCCGCAGCGGCCGGTCCACGCCCGCGCCGCCAAGGACAACGTCGCCTCGCTCGCCGTGCTGCGCAAGTGCGGCTTCGTCCTCATCGGCGAGGACAAGGGGTACGCCAACGGCCGCGGCACCGAGGTCGAGGAGTACGTGCTGGAGCTGCCCGCCACGCCGCCGCCCGTCGCTGGTCCCGAGCCGGGCGACGACTAG
- a CDS encoding universal stress protein, with amino-acid sequence MNRPVVVGVDGSPSSLVAAEHAARSAVQRSRPLHLVHGYLHPLGYGVPLNPYDLGVPAPTEEAQKMLEQAAADLTDRHPGLTVEVRQVAGGPGAALIEESRRAELVVVGSRGHGGFAGLLLGSVSTQVAQHGHCPVLVVRPAEQPIPMDGPVVVGVDGSESAALAVRLAADEAVRRDTALVLLHVRPADRARMVPEEVAESAAAGDAESADLLAAAAGRVRADQPGLSVTERPVQAAKPEQALIEASGDAALVVVGSRGRGGFAGLLLGSVSQALVQHAHCAVLVAHPYEQAD; translated from the coding sequence ATGAACCGACCTGTCGTGGTGGGCGTCGACGGATCGCCGTCCAGCCTCGTCGCCGCCGAGCACGCGGCGCGGAGCGCGGTCCAGCGGTCCCGGCCGCTGCACCTGGTGCACGGCTACCTGCACCCGCTCGGCTACGGCGTGCCGCTCAACCCGTACGACCTCGGGGTGCCGGCGCCCACCGAGGAGGCGCAGAAGATGCTCGAGCAGGCCGCCGCCGACCTGACCGACCGCCATCCAGGGCTGACCGTCGAGGTGCGCCAGGTGGCCGGCGGGCCGGGCGCCGCCCTGATCGAGGAGTCCCGCCGGGCCGAGCTGGTGGTGGTCGGCAGTCGGGGCCATGGCGGGTTCGCCGGGCTGCTGCTCGGCTCGGTCAGCACCCAGGTCGCCCAGCACGGGCACTGCCCGGTGCTGGTGGTCCGCCCCGCCGAGCAGCCGATCCCGATGGACGGGCCGGTGGTGGTCGGGGTGGACGGCTCGGAGTCGGCGGCGCTCGCCGTCCGGCTGGCCGCCGACGAGGCGGTACGCCGCGACACCGCCCTGGTTCTCCTGCACGTACGCCCGGCGGACCGGGCCCGGATGGTGCCGGAGGAGGTCGCGGAGTCCGCGGCGGCGGGAGACGCCGAGTCGGCCGACCTGCTGGCCGCGGCGGCGGGCCGGGTCCGGGCCGACCAGCCCGGGCTGTCCGTGACGGAACGGCCGGTACAGGCGGCCAAGCCGGAGCAGGCGCTGATCGAGGCGAGCGGGGACGCCGCGCTGGTGGTGGTCGGCTCGCGCGGCCGGGGCGGCTTCGCCGGGCTGTTGCTGGGCTCGGTCAGCCAGGCGCTGGTGCAGCATGCTCACTGCGCGGTGCTGGTCGCGCACCCGTACGAGCAGGCGGACTGA
- a CDS encoding LLM class flavin-dependent oxidoreductase, producing MQFGVFTVGDVTVDPTNGRLPSERERIKAMVAIALKAEEVGLDVFATGEHHNPPFVPSSPTTMLGYIAARTERLLLSTSTTLITTNDPVKIAEDYAMLQHLADGRVDLMMGRGNTGPVYPWFGQDIRNGIPLAIENYDLLRRLWREDVVDWTGRFRTPLQSFTSTPRPLDGVPPFVWHGSIRSPEIAEQAAYYGDGFFANHIFWPKEHTQRMVGLYRQRFAHYGHGSPEQAIVGLGGQVFIRKNSQDAVREFRPYFDNAPVYGHGPSLEEFTAQTPLTVGSPQQVIDRTLGFREYVGDYQRQLFLIDHAGLPLKTVLEQLDILGEEVVPVLRKEFDSLRPAHVPEAPTHASLVAARDVAAGLAEAEGAR from the coding sequence ATGCAGTTCGGAGTCTTCACCGTCGGCGACGTCACGGTCGACCCGACCAACGGGCGGCTGCCGTCCGAGCGTGAGCGGATCAAGGCAATGGTCGCCATCGCGCTCAAGGCCGAGGAGGTCGGACTCGACGTCTTCGCCACCGGTGAGCACCACAACCCGCCGTTCGTGCCGTCGTCGCCGACCACCATGCTCGGCTACATCGCCGCCCGCACCGAGCGGCTGCTGCTCTCCACCTCGACCACGCTGATCACCACAAACGACCCGGTGAAGATCGCCGAGGACTACGCGATGCTCCAGCACCTGGCCGACGGCCGGGTCGACCTGATGATGGGCCGGGGCAACACCGGGCCGGTCTACCCGTGGTTCGGCCAGGACATCCGGAACGGCATCCCGCTCGCCATCGAGAACTACGACCTGCTGCGCCGGCTGTGGCGGGAGGACGTGGTCGACTGGACGGGCCGGTTCCGCACCCCGCTGCAGTCGTTCACCTCGACCCCGCGCCCCCTGGACGGCGTGCCGCCGTTCGTGTGGCACGGCTCCATCCGCAGCCCGGAGATCGCCGAGCAGGCCGCGTACTACGGCGACGGCTTCTTCGCCAACCACATCTTCTGGCCGAAGGAGCACACCCAGCGGATGGTCGGGCTCTACCGGCAGCGCTTCGCCCACTACGGGCACGGCTCGCCGGAGCAGGCGATCGTCGGGCTCGGCGGGCAGGTGTTCATCCGGAAGAACTCGCAGGACGCGGTCCGCGAGTTCCGGCCGTACTTCGACAACGCCCCGGTCTACGGGCACGGGCCGTCGCTGGAGGAGTTCACCGCGCAGACGCCGCTGACCGTCGGCAGCCCGCAGCAGGTCATCGACCGGACCCTCGGCTTCCGCGAGTACGTCGGCGACTACCAGCGGCAGCTCTTCCTCATCGATCACGCCGGGCTGCCGCTGAAGACCGTGCTCGAGCAGCTCGACATCCTCGGCGAGGAGGTCGTCCCGGTGCTGCGTAAGGAGTTCGACTCGCTGCGCCCCGCGCACGTACCCGAGGCGCCCACCCATGCCTCGCTGGTCGCGGCCCGCGACGTGGCGGCGGGCCTGGCCGAGGCGGAGGGCGCCCGATGA